The following nucleotide sequence is from Streptomyces bathyalis.
CGGCCATCGAGCGCTACCTGCAGCGCCTGCCCGAGGACACCGACCCCCACGACCTGGCGATCCACCGCGCCATGGTCGCCTCCTGGATGCCCGACACCGTCGACGAGGCGACGCGCGAGGTCCTGGAGCGGCGGGTGGGCCGCGAGCTGACGGGCGACGACCTGGAGCGGCTGACCGCGATGGGCGTCTTGGAGACCACGGACGACCCGGCCCGCTTCCTCGTGGATCCCGCCCTGCTGCACCTCGGTGTGCGGCTCCTGGACATGCCGATGTCGCAGGAGACGATCCTGGCCGCGCGCGAAGCCATGATGGAACACGCACGCGCGGCGGCGCGGGAACTCAGCCGCCTCTTCAAGGACGAGGTGTGGGAGCCCTACCGGGCGCGCGAGGCGGACCCGGAGCAGGTCGAGCGGATGAAGTCCTTGTCGGCCCACATGCAGCCGATGGTGGTGCAGGCGCTGATGACCGCCTTCCAGCGGTCGCTGAAGGAGGAACTGCGGGGCGCGTTCCCGAAGGGACGCCCCCCGCAGTCCTCCGACTAGGCTTTGTCAGACAGGGCCCAGTGGCGTCAGTCCTTGAAGGACTCACCCTTGGCGGCCTTGTCCGCCAGCAGGTCCGGCACGGCGAAGCGGTCGCCGTAGCGGTCCTGGAGTTCGCGGGCGCGGGCCACGAACCCGGCCGGGCCGCCCTCGTAGCCGTTGATGTACTGGACGACGCCGCCCGTCCACGGCGGGAAGCCGATGCCCAGGATGGAACCGATGTTGGCGTCGGCGACCGAGGTCAGCACGCCCTCCTCGAAGAGCCGGACGGTGTCCAGCGCCTCGGCGAAGAGCATCCGCTCCTTCATGTCCTCGAAGGAGATGCCGGGGTCGGCGTCCTTCATGAAGTGCTCGCGCAGGCCCGGCCAGAGCTTGCCGCGCTTGCCGTCCCCGCCGTAGTCGTAGAAGCCGGCCCCGCCGCTGCGGCCCGTACGCCCGAACTCGTCGACCATCCTGTCGATGACCACGTCCGCCGGGTGGGCCTTCCACTCGACGCCCTCGGCCTCCAGGCCGCGCCGGGTCTCCTCGCGGATCTTGCGGGGCAGGGTGAGGGTCAGCTCGTCCATGAGGGAGAGCACCTTGGCGGGGTAGCCGGCCTGCGCCGCTGCCTGCTCCACGGTCGCGGGCTCCACGCCCTCGGCGACGAGGGCGACGCCCTCGTTGATGAAGTGCCCGATGACCCGCGAGGTGAAGAAGCCGCGGGAGTCGTTGACGACGATCGGGGTCTTCTTGATCTGCTGCACCAGGTCGAAGGCGCGCGCGAGGGCCTCCTCCCCCGTGCTGCGGCCCTTGATGATCTCCACCAGCGGCATCTTGTCGACGGGCGAGAAGAAGTGCAGTCCGATGAAGTCGGCCTGGCGCTCCACGCCTTCGGCGAGGGTGGTGATGGGCAGCGTCGAGGTGTTGGAGCACAGCAGCGCGTCGGGCTCGACGATGTCCTGGATCTCCTGGAAGACCTTGTGCTTGAGCGCCGGGTCCTCGAAGACCGCCTCGATCACGGCGTCGCAGCCCGCGACGTCCTGCGGGTCCGCGGCGGGCGTGATGCGGGCGAGCAGCTCGTCCCGCTTCGCCTCCGTCGTACGTCCCCGCTTGAGCGCCTTCTCCAGCAGTCCCTCCGAGTAGCGCTTGCCCTTCTCGGCGGCCTCCAGCGACACGTCCTTGAGGACGACGTCGATGCCGGCCTTCGCGCAGGAGTAGGCGATGCCCGCGCCCATCATGCCGGCGCCGAGAACGGCGACCTTGCGTACGGGCCTGGACTCGATGCCCTTGGGGCGGCTGCGCCCGGCGTTGACCGCCTGCATGTCGAAGAAGAACGCCTGGATCATGTTCTTCGAGATCTGGCCGGTGACCAGCTCGACGAAGTAGCGGGCCTCGATGACCTGGGCGAGCTCGAAGTCGACCTGCGCGCCCTCGACGGCCGCCGCCAGGATGTTGTGCTGGGCGGGGTAGGGGGCGCCGCCGGTCTGCTTCCTCAAGTTGGCGGGGAAAGCAGGGAGGTTGGCGGCGAGCTTCGGATGCGACGGGGTGCCGCCGGGAATCTTGTAGCCCTTCACGTCCCAGGGCTGCACGGACTCCGGGTTGGCGTCGATGAAGGCGTGGGCAGCGGCCAGCATGGCCTCCTCGCTGTCCACGACCTCGTGCACGAGGCCCTTCTCCTTGGCCTTGGCCGGGAAGTACTGCTGGCCCTGGAGCAGCACGTTGAGGAGTGCGTCGGCGATCCCCAGCAGACGGACCGTACGGGTCACGCCGCCGGCCGCGGGAAGCAGGCCGAGGGTGGCCTCCGGGCAGCCGATCTTGGAGCCCTTCGCGTCGAGGGCGACACGGTGGTGGCAGGCGAGCGTGATCTCGAAGCCCCCGCCGAGCGCGGCGCCGTTGATCGCCGCGACGACGGGCTTGCCGAGGGTCTCGATGCGGCGCAGGTCGCGCTTGAGCTCCATGCTGCTCTCGAAGACCTGCTGGGCGTCCTCGGGACGGGCACGGATCAGGTCGTTGAGATCGCCGCCGGCGAAGAAGGTCTTCTTGGCCGAGGTGAAGATGACGCCGCGGAGGTTGCCGGCCTCGTTCTCGCGCTCCAGGCGGTCGGCGATGACGCCGAGCGACTCCTTGAACGCGGCGTTCATGGTGTTCGCGGACTGGTCCGGGTCGTCCAGTACGAGGGTGACGACGCCGGTCCCGTCCTGCTCCCAGCGGATGGTCGTGGACTCAGGCATGGTGGGTTTTCTCTCCGTACGTGAAGGCGAGGTGCGGTGGGCGCGTGGGTGCCGCGGCACGGGAGCGGGTGCTCCCGTGCGGACGGCGGGTTACCGGTTCGGGCCCGGTCAGAGCCGTTCGACGACTGCGGCGCTGCCCATGCCTCCGCCGACGCACAGGGTGACCAGGCCGTAGCGCTGGTCGCGGCGCTCCAGCTCGTCCACGAGGGTGCCCAGCAGCATCGCGCCGGTCGCGCCCAGCGGGTGCCCCATGGCGATCGCGCCGCCGTTGACGTTGATCTTCTCCAGCGGCAGTTCCATGTCGCGGGCGAAGCGCAGGACCACCGCGGCGAACGCCTCGTTCATCTCGACCAGGTCCATGTCGGCCGCCGTCAGCCCGGCCTTGGCGAGGGCCTTGCGGCAGGCGGGCGCCGGACCGGTCAGCATGATGGTGGGGTCGGCGCCTGAGACGGCGGCGGAGACGATGCGGGCGCGGGGGCGCAGCCCGAAGCGCTGCCCGACCTGCTCGCTGCCGACGGCGACGAGGGCGCTGCCGTCGACGATGCCGGAGGAGTTGCCCGCGTGGTGGACGTGGTCGATCTCCTCGACCCAGTGGTACTTCTGCAGCGCCACCGCGTCGAAGCCGCCCATCTCGCCGATGTCCTTGAAGGACGGCTTCAGCCCGGCGAGGGAGTCGACCGTGGTGCCCGGCCGGATGTGCTCGTCGCGGTCGAGCACGGTCATGCCGTTGCGGTCGAGCACGGGGATGACGGAGCGGTCGAAGCGCCCGTCCTTCCACGCCTCTGTGGCCAGCTCCTGCGAGCGTGCGGCGTACTCGTCGACGTCGCGGCGGGAGAAGCCCTCGATGGTGGCGATGAGGTCGGCGCCGATGCCCTGGGGCACGAAGCCCGTCTCCAGGCTCGTCATGGGGTCCATGTGCCAGGCACCGCCGTCGGAGCCCATCGGCACGCGGGACATCGACTCGACGCCGCCCGCAAGGATGAGGTCCTCCCAGCCCGAACGCACCTTCGCCGCCGCGAGGTTGACCGCTTCGAGGCCGGAGGCACAGAAGCGGTTCTCCTGGACTCCCGCGACGGTGACCGGGAGTCCGGCGGCGATGGCCGCGGTCTTGGCGATGTCGGAGCCCTGGTCCCCGATGGGGCTGACGACGCCGAGAACGATGTCGTCGATCGCGGCCGGGTCCAGGTCGGGGTGACGGCGGCGCAGTTCGTGGATGAGGCCGACGACCAGGTCGATGGGCTTGGTGCCGTGCAGGGCGCCGTTGGCCTTGCCGCGGCCGCGCGGGGTGCGGATCGCGTCGTAGATATACGCTTCGGTGCTCAAGATCGGCAGCCTTTCGGTGCGTACGGGTCGGGCGGGTCGGGGTCGGTTCAGTCGAGGATCGAACGGCCGATGATCTCTTTCATGATCTCGGTCGTGCCGCCGTAGATCGTCTGGATGCGTCCGTCGGTGTAGGCACGGGCGACGGGGAATTCGTTCATGTAGCCGTAGCCGCCGTGGAGTTGGAGGCATCGGTCGGTGACGCGCTTCTGCAGTTCCGTCGACCACCACTTGGCCATGGAGGCGTGTGCGGCGTCCAGTTCGCCCTTCGAGTGGTCCTCGATGCAGCGGTCGAGGAAGCTGCGCGTGACCGCGCACTCGGTGGCGAGCTCGGCGATCTCGAAGCGGACGTGCTGGAGTCTGGCGAGCGGACGTCCGAACGCCTCGCGCTCCTTCACGTACCTGGTGGTCTGCTCGAGGATCTCCTCGGCGGCGGCGATGGCTCCGACCGCGATGGCCAGCCGCTCCTGGGCGAGGTTGGTCATCAGGTGGATGAAGGCTCCGTGCAGTTCGCCGAGGAGGTTCTCCTTCGGCACGTGCACGTCGTTGAAGAACAGCTCGGCGGTGTCCTGCGACTTCTGCCCGATCTTGTCGAGGTTGCGGCCGCGCTCGAACCCGTCCATGCCGCGTTCGACGACGAGCAGGCTGAGGCCCTTGGCGCCGCCCTCGGGCTTCGTACGGGCCACGACGATCACCAGGTCGGCGAGGATGCCGTTGGAGATGAAGGTCTTGGAGCCGTTGAGCACCCAGTGGTCGCCCTTGTCCTCCGCGGTCGTCCTGATGCCCTGGAGGTCGGAGCCCGCGCCGGGTTCCGTCATGGCGATGGCGGTGATGATCTCGCCGGAGCAGAAGCCGGGGAGCCAGCGGCGCTTCTGCTCGTCCGTCGCGAGAGACGTCAGATACGGGCCGATGATGTCGTTGTGCAGGCCCAGGGCGATTCCCGCGGCACCCGCCCGGGCGAACTCCTCGCCGAGCACGGCCGCGTAGCGGAAGTCGGCGGTGCCGCCGCCTCCGTACTCCTCGGGGACGGCGAGCCCGAGCAGGCCCTGGCGGCCGGCCGCCAGCCACGCGTCGCGGGAGACGATTCCGTCCTTCTCCCACTGCTCGTAGTGCGGCTCGACCTCCTTGGCGAGGAAGGTGCGGACGGTCTGCCGGAACGCTTCGTGGTCCTCGGTGAAGATCTGGCGTTTCATGTGGTCGGTGCTCCCCTTCGGGCCTTCGCGTGGTCGCTCTTCACGTCTCGCCTGCTCACCCGTACGCCGTGCCGCGCACCGCGGGGACGGCGGCTCCGTCAGAGCCAGCTCTTGACCTTTTCGATCAGCTCGGCCGGGTCGGACCCGACGGGCGTCACGTTGAGCATCGTCACCCCGGCCTCGCGGAACGCCTCGATGCGCTCACGCACGTATCCCTCGGGGCCACAAAGGGAGACCAGCTCGCAGAACTCGGCGGGGACCGCGGCCTCTGCCTCCCGCTTCTTTCCCGCGAGGTAGAGGTCCTGCACCTTCTCGGCCGCCTCCTCATAACCGTACGCCCGGGCCACATCGTTGTAGAAGTTCTTGCCCTTGGCGCCCATGCCGCCGATGTAGAGGGCGATCAGCGGGCGCACGTGCTCCCGTACCGCCGCTGCGTCCTCGCCGATCGCCAGGAGCGTGCCCGCGGAGATCTCCAGGGGGCCGCGTTCCGGCGCCCGCAGTGCGGTGCCCTCCTCCAGCGCGGTCCCCCACACCTGCTTCGCCTTCTCGGGGACGAAGAGATGCGGCAGCCAGCCGTCGGCGATCTCGGCGGTCATCCGGACGTTGGCCGGGCCGAGGGAGGCGATGTAGAGGGGGATCTCCTCCCGCTCCGGGCGGTTGAGGAACTTCAGGGGCTTGCCGAGCTTGCCGCCCTTCTCGGCGGGCAGCGGCATGTCGGTGATGCCGTGGTGGTCGATGACCTCGCGCCGCCAGATGCGCCGGCACAGTTCGACGGTCTCCCGGGTGCGCCCCAGCGGCTTGTCGTAGGCCCGGCCGTGCCAGCCCTCGATGACCTGCGGGCCGGAGGCGCCGAGCCCCAGCAGGGCGCGTCCCCCGGAGAGGACGTCGAGACCGGCGCCGGTCTGGGCGATGAGGGCCGGGGTGCGTGAGTAGACGTTGAGGATGCCCGCGCCGATGAGCATCCGTTCGGTGCGGGCGGCGATGTAGCCCATGACGGTGGGCGAGTCGAAGCCGTATGCCTCGGCGACCCACACCGCGTCGAGGCCGGCTGCCTCCAGCTTCACGACCTCCTCGGCCGCGGTGCGGGGGTTGTCTGCGTACTGGAGGGGCGTGGCGATCTTCATGCGTCACTGTCCTTGGCGGGGTCGGAGGGGGCGTGCTCGGCGAGTGCGGGCAGCTGCCAGTCGCGCGCCACCTCGGCGGCGTCGGCACCGGGCAGCGCGGGCGGCCGGGAGACGGCGGTCGGGGTCACGGAGAAGCGTGGCGCGGGGGCGGGCTGGGTGATGCCCCCGTGCTCGACGAAGGTGCCGCGGGCGGCCAGATGCGGATGGCTGGGAGCTTCCCGCAAGGAGAGCACTGGGGCGACGCAGGCGTCCGACTCCCGGAAGACCTCGTCCCACTCGTCCCTCGTACGGGTCCTGAAGCGGTCCGCGACGGCGGCGCGCAACTCGCCCCAGGCGGCCGGGTCGTCGCGCCCGGGCACCTCTCCTTCGACGCCGAGCAGTCTCGTGAACTCCCCGTAGAACTGGGGCTCCAGGGCGCCCACGGCCATGAAGCCGCCGTCGGCCGTCTCATAGGTGCCGTAGAAGGGTGCACCGCCGTCCAGCAGATTGGCACCCCGCCGGTCCTGCCAGACACCGGCCGCGAGCATCCCGTGGATCATGGCGGTGAGATGGCTCGTGCCGTCGACGATGGCGGCGTCGACGACCTGGCCGCGCCCGCCCGGGGTGCGGGCGTGCTGCAGGGCGGCCAGCACGCCGATCACCAGGTAGAGCGAACCCCCCGCGTAGTCCCCGAGCAGATTGGCGGCGGCGTAGGGAGGGCCGTCGGCGGGGCCGGTCATCCCCAGGGCACCGGTCAGGGCGATGTACCCGATGTCGTGCCCCGCGCGCGGGGCGAGCGGTCCGTCCTGGCCCCAGCCCGTCATGCGTGCGTAGACGAGGGCGGGATTGCGGGCGAGGCAGGCTTCCGGGCCGACGCCGAGGCGTTCGGCGACGCCGGGCCGGTTGCCCTCGACGAGGACGTCGGCGCGCTCGACGAGATCGAGGACGGCCGCGAGGCCGTCCGGATCCTTCAGGTCCAGCGTGACGGAGCGCTTGTTGCGGTTGGTCACGTCGCTGGACGGATCGATCCCCAGGACGGGGCCCCCGGGGCGGTCGACGCGCACGACATCGGCGCCCAGGTCGCCGAGCAGCATCGCCGCGAAGGGACCGGGGCCGATCCCGGCCAGTTCGACGACGCGTACACCGCGAAGCGGGCCTTCGCCGCCCGACGCCGCTGCTGTCATCACGCCCGTCCCCTGACACTTTGACACAACTGATGTAACACCGGTGATGCTAAGGACGCGTTGCACATTCCACAAGCCCGGACGGCAGGCGGAGCACCGGCCGTGCCGTGGCATGCGCCACACGGGAAGCAGGCACGGCGGGCGGCGCCCGGGACTGCGCCGAACAGGACCCGCGGGCGTCAATGCCGTGCGCGCCTGCTCACCCATACGTGGCCTGGCACGGTGGCGAGGTCATGCGCGATACTGATTGAAGCGCGGTGGAAACGTGCATGTTCGCGCATCCCGCCGGGTGCGGCATCTCCGGACCACCGCCGGACGACCGGGTGAGCGGATTCCCGGACAAGCAGACGGGGCGGAGACGGCGCCGGGCAGGCACGGAGAGGTGGAGTCGATGGGCGAAACCACGCACATGGAGCGGGAGTTGCGCAGCCAGCCGGAGACGTGGCGCGCGGCCGCGCAGCTGGCTACGGGGGCGCCGCTGCCCCGCAGCGGAGAGCGGGTGGCGGTCGTCGGGTGCGGCACGTCCTGGTTCATGGCCCAGGCGTACGCCGCGCTGCGTGAGAGCGCGGGACTCGGCGTGACGGACGCTTTCGCGGCTTCCGAGGCGATGCTCGGAGCCGGCCGGCGCTACGACCGGCTGCTGGCCATCACCCGCTCCGGCACGACGACAGAGGTCCTCCGCCTGCTGGAGGCGGTGCGGGGACGCATCCCCACCGTCACCCTCGTGGGCGACCCGGACACCCCGGCCACCGGAGTCTCGGACGAGACGGTCGCGCTGCCGTTCGCCGACGAGGAGTCCGTCGTGCAGACGCGGTTCGCCACGAGCGCGCTCGCTCTGCTCCGGACGCACCTCGGCGAGGACGTCACGGCGGCCGTGCGGGACGCCGAGGAGGCGCTCGCTGCCGAGGTCCGGCAGGAGTGGGTGGACGCCGAGCAGTTCACGTTCCTGGGCACCGGCTGGGGAGTCGGTGCGGCGCACGAGGCGGCGCTGAAGATGCGTGAGGCCTCGCAGTCCTGGACGGAGTCCTACCCGGCCATGGAGTACCGGCACGGGCCCATATCCATCGCAGCCCCCGGGCGCGTGACCTGGCTGTTCGGGCCTTCACCGGAGGGGCTGGAGGAGGAAGTGGCGCGCACGGGCGCCCTGTTCGTGAACCACGAGCAGCGCGATCCGATGGCGGAACTGGTCCTGGCGCAGAGGGTGGCGCTGGCGCGCGCACGGGCGCGCGGGCTCGATCCCGACGCACCGCGCAGCCTGACCCGGTCGGTCATGCTGGAAACCCCCTGACCGCGGGGACGCAGCTCGGCCGGGCCCACTCCCCCGTCGTTTCCTGGCGCTCTTCCCCTTCCTGATACCTGCACGTTCCCGCTCCCAACGGAGGTCGCGGCATGCCCCTTGTCTCCACCGACGCCGTCGTCGGTCCGGCACGTGCGGCGGGCGTCGGCGCTCCCGCCTTCAACGTGCTGCATCTGGAGACCGCCGAGGCACTCGTCGCCGCGGCGGAGCGCGCGGGCGTCCCGCTCATCCTCCAGATCAGCGAGAACTGCGTCCGGTATCACGGGAGTCTGCTGCCGATCCTGCGTGCCACGCTCGCCCTGGCGGAGGCATCCGAGGCCGACGTCTCCGTGCACCTGGACCACATCACCGATGCGGCGCTGGTGCGGGAGGGCGTCTCAGCGGGAGTGCGTTCGGTGATGATCGACGCATCCGCCCTGCCGTACGAGGAGAACGTCGCCACCACCGCGGAGCTGACGGACTGGTGCCACCGTGAACAGGTCTATGTCGAGGCCGAGTTGGGCGAGGTCGGCGGCAAGGACGGCGTGCACGCACCCGGCGCGCGCACGGACCCGGAGGAAGCACTGGCCTTCGTCGACGCCACGCGGGTGGACGCCCTCGCGGTCGCCGTCGGCTCCTCGCACGCGATGCGCGAGCGGACGGCCGTGCTCGACAAGGAACTGATCCGCGCCCTGCGGCAGCGGCTGCCCGTACCGCTGGTGCTGCACGGATCGTCAGGGGTTCCCGACGACGAACTGCGCGCGGCCGTCGCCGCCGGCATGACGAAGATCAACATCTCCACGCATCTGGTCTCGGTGTTCACCGGCGAGGTGCGCAGAACGCTGTCGGGGAGTCCGTCGCTCATCGATTCCCGCAAGTATGTGGGCCCTGCCAGGGACGCGGTCTCGCGAGAGGCCGAGCGGTTGCTGCGCCTGCTGGGGGCACCGGCCTCATGAGAAGGCACGAGCGCATGAACGCCCTGCTGGAACTCCTCGGTGAGCGGGGGCGGCTCGACGTGGCGGAGGCCGCGACATCCCTGGAGGTGTCGGTCGCGACGATGCGCCGCGACATGGACGCGCTGGC
It contains:
- a CDS encoding MerR family transcriptional regulator, with amino-acid sequence MEQQQPNGQGGADSLTVDELAARAGVTVRTVRFYSTRGLLPPPTIGPRRVGRYGPAHLSRLALIEELQNQGMTLAAIERYLQRLPEDTDPHDLAIHRAMVASWMPDTVDEATREVLERRVGRELTGDDLERLTAMGVLETTDDPARFLVDPALLHLGVRLLDMPMSQETILAAREAMMEHARAAARELSRLFKDEVWEPYRAREADPEQVERMKSLSAHMQPMVVQALMTAFQRSLKEELRGAFPKGRPPQSSD
- a CDS encoding 3-hydroxyacyl-CoA dehydrogenase NAD-binding domain-containing protein, coding for MPESTTIRWEQDGTGVVTLVLDDPDQSANTMNAAFKESLGVIADRLERENEAGNLRGVIFTSAKKTFFAGGDLNDLIRARPEDAQQVFESSMELKRDLRRIETLGKPVVAAINGAALGGGFEITLACHHRVALDAKGSKIGCPEATLGLLPAAGGVTRTVRLLGIADALLNVLLQGQQYFPAKAKEKGLVHEVVDSEEAMLAAAHAFIDANPESVQPWDVKGYKIPGGTPSHPKLAANLPAFPANLRKQTGGAPYPAQHNILAAAVEGAQVDFELAQVIEARYFVELVTGQISKNMIQAFFFDMQAVNAGRSRPKGIESRPVRKVAVLGAGMMGAGIAYSCAKAGIDVVLKDVSLEAAEKGKRYSEGLLEKALKRGRTTEAKRDELLARITPAADPQDVAGCDAVIEAVFEDPALKHKVFQEIQDIVEPDALLCSNTSTLPITTLAEGVERQADFIGLHFFSPVDKMPLVEIIKGRSTGEEALARAFDLVQQIKKTPIVVNDSRGFFTSRVIGHFINEGVALVAEGVEPATVEQAAAQAGYPAKVLSLMDELTLTLPRKIREETRRGLEAEGVEWKAHPADVVIDRMVDEFGRTGRSGGAGFYDYGGDGKRGKLWPGLREHFMKDADPGISFEDMKERMLFAEALDTVRLFEEGVLTSVADANIGSILGIGFPPWTGGVVQYINGYEGGPAGFVARARELQDRYGDRFAVPDLLADKAAKGESFKD
- a CDS encoding acetyl-CoA C-acetyltransferase, with translation MSTEAYIYDAIRTPRGRGKANGALHGTKPIDLVVGLIHELRRRHPDLDPAAIDDIVLGVVSPIGDQGSDIAKTAAIAAGLPVTVAGVQENRFCASGLEAVNLAAAKVRSGWEDLILAGGVESMSRVPMGSDGGAWHMDPMTSLETGFVPQGIGADLIATIEGFSRRDVDEYAARSQELATEAWKDGRFDRSVIPVLDRNGMTVLDRDEHIRPGTTVDSLAGLKPSFKDIGEMGGFDAVALQKYHWVEEIDHVHHAGNSSGIVDGSALVAVGSEQVGQRFGLRPRARIVSAAVSGADPTIMLTGPAPACRKALAKAGLTAADMDLVEMNEAFAAVVLRFARDMELPLEKINVNGGAIAMGHPLGATGAMLLGTLVDELERRDQRYGLVTLCVGGGMGSAAVVERL
- a CDS encoding acyl-CoA dehydrogenase family protein; this translates as MKRQIFTEDHEAFRQTVRTFLAKEVEPHYEQWEKDGIVSRDAWLAAGRQGLLGLAVPEEYGGGGTADFRYAAVLGEEFARAGAAGIALGLHNDIIGPYLTSLATDEQKRRWLPGFCSGEIITAIAMTEPGAGSDLQGIRTTAEDKGDHWVLNGSKTFISNGILADLVIVVARTKPEGGAKGLSLLVVERGMDGFERGRNLDKIGQKSQDTAELFFNDVHVPKENLLGELHGAFIHLMTNLAQERLAIAVGAIAAAEEILEQTTRYVKEREAFGRPLARLQHVRFEIAELATECAVTRSFLDRCIEDHSKGELDAAHASMAKWWSTELQKRVTDRCLQLHGGYGYMNEFPVARAYTDGRIQTIYGGTTEIMKEIIGRSILD
- a CDS encoding LLM class F420-dependent oxidoreductase, whose amino-acid sequence is MKIATPLQYADNPRTAAEEVVKLEAAGLDAVWVAEAYGFDSPTVMGYIAARTERMLIGAGILNVYSRTPALIAQTGAGLDVLSGGRALLGLGASGPQVIEGWHGRAYDKPLGRTRETVELCRRIWRREVIDHHGITDMPLPAEKGGKLGKPLKFLNRPEREEIPLYIASLGPANVRMTAEIADGWLPHLFVPEKAKQVWGTALEEGTALRAPERGPLEISAGTLLAIGEDAAAVREHVRPLIALYIGGMGAKGKNFYNDVARAYGYEEAAEKVQDLYLAGKKREAEAAVPAEFCELVSLCGPEGYVRERIEAFREAGVTMLNVTPVGSDPAELIEKVKSWL
- a CDS encoding CaiB/BaiF CoA transferase family protein; this translates as MTAAASGGEGPLRGVRVVELAGIGPGPFAAMLLGDLGADVVRVDRPGGPVLGIDPSSDVTNRNKRSVTLDLKDPDGLAAVLDLVERADVLVEGNRPGVAERLGVGPEACLARNPALVYARMTGWGQDGPLAPRAGHDIGYIALTGALGMTGPADGPPYAAANLLGDYAGGSLYLVIGVLAALQHARTPGGRGQVVDAAIVDGTSHLTAMIHGMLAAGVWQDRRGANLLDGGAPFYGTYETADGGFMAVGALEPQFYGEFTRLLGVEGEVPGRDDPAAWGELRAAVADRFRTRTRDEWDEVFRESDACVAPVLSLREAPSHPHLAARGTFVEHGGITQPAPAPRFSVTPTAVSRPPALPGADAAEVARDWQLPALAEHAPSDPAKDSDA
- a CDS encoding SIS domain-containing protein; this encodes MGETTHMERELRSQPETWRAAAQLATGAPLPRSGERVAVVGCGTSWFMAQAYAALRESAGLGVTDAFAASEAMLGAGRRYDRLLAITRSGTTTEVLRLLEAVRGRIPTVTLVGDPDTPATGVSDETVALPFADEESVVQTRFATSALALLRTHLGEDVTAAVRDAEEALAAEVRQEWVDAEQFTFLGTGWGVGAAHEAALKMREASQSWTESYPAMEYRHGPISIAAPGRVTWLFGPSPEGLEEEVARTGALFVNHEQRDPMAELVLAQRVALARARARGLDPDAPRSLTRSVMLETP
- a CDS encoding class II fructose-bisphosphate aldolase, encoding MPLVSTDAVVGPARAAGVGAPAFNVLHLETAEALVAAAERAGVPLILQISENCVRYHGSLLPILRATLALAEASEADVSVHLDHITDAALVREGVSAGVRSVMIDASALPYEENVATTAELTDWCHREQVYVEAELGEVGGKDGVHAPGARTDPEEALAFVDATRVDALAVAVGSSHAMRERTAVLDKELIRALRQRLPVPLVLHGSSGVPDDELRAAVAAGMTKINISTHLVSVFTGEVRRTLSGSPSLIDSRKYVGPARDAVSREAERLLRLLGAPAS